AAGCGCCGGCCGCTATCGGTCCTTATTCCCAGGCTGTGAGTCTCAAAGTCTCAGAGATGCTCTTCTGCTCGGGACAGTTGCCTATCGACCCTCAAAGCGGCCAATTGTCTACGGGCTCCTACGCGGAGCAGGCGAGGCGCGTCATGGACAACCTCAAGACAGTCATTGAAGCGTCCGGTTATACGATGGGCCAGGTTGTGAAGACCACGATCTATCTGACAAACCTCGACGCATTCAGCGAGGTCAATGGCGTGTATCAATCATACTTCTCCGGAGACTTTCCCGCGCGGGTCACGGTGCAGGTA
This genomic window from Syntrophorhabdaceae bacterium contains:
- a CDS encoding Rid family detoxifying hydrolase; translated protein: MNITETAKAPAAIGPYSQAVSLKVSEMLFCSGQLPIDPQSGQLSTGSYAEQARRVMDNLKTVIEASGYTMGQVVKTTIYLTNLDAFSEVNGVYQSYFSGDFPARVTVQVDALPRGAALEIDAIAAK